The Mammaliicoccus sciuri genome window below encodes:
- a CDS encoding amino acid ABC transporter permease, whose translation MPYLPITLSLAVISLVISILGGLVIALILRTKLPVLKELALLYISFFRAIPSLVQLFLIYYGLPQLIPGMRVVDALTAAVIGLSIKNAAYLAEIFRAAITSVDKGQFEAAHSIGLNKFQTYLKIILPQATRNAIPASGNIFIGLIKETSLVFTLGVTEIFAKSKLLSAASYKYLETFLAVAIVYWLITIIYTYLQSLLEKKLNKPYES comes from the coding sequence ATGCCCTATTTACCTATTACATTGTCACTAGCTGTAATTTCACTAGTCATTTCAATATTAGGTGGATTAGTTATTGCATTGATTTTACGTACTAAATTACCCGTACTTAAAGAACTCGCCCTACTATATATTTCGTTCTTTAGAGCCATTCCGAGTTTAGTACAACTGTTCTTAATTTATTACGGACTACCACAACTTATTCCAGGTATGAGAGTTGTTGATGCTTTAACAGCAGCTGTTATAGGTTTAAGTATTAAAAATGCAGCTTACTTAGCAGAAATTTTCAGAGCTGCTATTACATCAGTAGATAAAGGTCAATTTGAAGCAGCCCATTCTATCGGACTCAACAAATTCCAAACTTATCTTAAAATCATACTGCCACAAGCAACACGTAATGCCATACCAGCATCAGGTAATATTTTTATCGGGTTAATTAAAGAAACATCACTTGTATTTACATTAGGTGTTACTGAAATATTCGCTAAAAGTAAATTATTATCTGCCGCTTCATATAAATATTTAGAAACATTCTTAGCTGTCGCAATTGTATATTGGTTAATTACGATTATATATACATACTTGCAAAGTTTATTAGAGAAAAAACTCAACAAACCTTATGAAAGTTAG
- a CDS encoding transporter substrate-binding domain-containing protein, with amino-acid sequence MKKILTFLLIGLIVLAGCSNDSGKKDKGTIVAGTTGQSYPNSYEKDGKLVGYDIEAFEKIAHEAGYKVKWVKADFSGLMGQLESGRIDTIANAVATTDERKEKYLFTDAYSYIGSQIITSSKNKDINNYKDLKGKKVAGVLGSNHTEALENFNKENNYGFKTKTYENREGALLDLENQRLDGYVNSDSVSAADKNKRGKEIKFVGKPFNVVGTSFPFTKENKDLKEDIDKGVKKLKKDGTLSDLSDKYFGTDTTKEK; translated from the coding sequence ATGAAAAAAATATTAACATTTTTACTAATTGGCCTCATCGTGTTGGCAGGCTGTTCAAACGATTCAGGCAAAAAAGATAAAGGTACAATTGTCGCTGGTACTACAGGACAAAGCTATCCAAATTCATATGAAAAAGATGGTAAATTAGTTGGTTACGACATCGAAGCATTTGAAAAAATCGCTCACGAAGCTGGTTATAAAGTTAAATGGGTAAAAGCTGACTTCTCAGGACTTATGGGACAATTAGAATCAGGAAGAATTGATACAATAGCAAATGCTGTGGCAACAACAGATGAGCGTAAAGAGAAATATCTCTTCACAGATGCATACTCATATATCGGTAGCCAAATCATTACATCATCTAAAAATAAAGATATTAATAACTATAAAGATTTAAAAGGTAAAAAAGTTGCAGGCGTGTTAGGTTCAAATCACACAGAAGCATTAGAGAACTTTAATAAAGAAAATAATTACGGATTTAAAACTAAAACTTACGAAAACCGTGAAGGCGCCCTACTTGATTTAGAAAACCAAAGATTAGACGGCTATGTCAATTCAGACTCAGTATCAGCTGCAGATAAAAACAAACGCGGAAAAGAAATTAAATTTGTAGGTAAACCATTTAATGTAGTCGGAACAAGTTTCCCATTCACAAAAGAAAATAAAGATCTAAAAGAAGACATCGATAAAGGCGTTAAAAAACTTAAAAAAGACGGCACACTATCTGACCTATCAGATAAATACTTCGGTACAGATACAACGAAAGAAAAATAA
- a CDS encoding MmgE/PrpD family protein: MTDTEALVERIYRQSKHISTIERDNAITGILDFIATTYSANNHHKVNDLISFIQEEESGNASIIGYEAQLSPSNAALVNGFIAHILDFDDVHSSMRGHPTAVILPSLLAVAENDTQTFKHFIDSYIIGVEMATQIGETIGACHYEQGWHSTSTIGLLSATAACCYYLNLDAPSFANAIGIAVTQASGLRNQFGSDVKPFHVGLASQKAYLAARISQKRVLEGNKNMMPAFYELFGTSDCSFTQIIENFGDQWSITHPGMWYKLYPCCSANYHLIDAINTIKQTHHISPEKVESVKITFPTNGDAALKFKSPETGLEGAFSAEYVSALLLLNQELTVDQFLNKPISYDVNQLMEKIVRHYDDDIQPSPHALPKNRFTIVEITLVTGEQFKQRVDAPKGSPYKPLTKDEHLTKLKHASYKHWENIHDFYEIKDTKMLQNYIFKGEI, encoded by the coding sequence ATGACAGATACAGAAGCATTAGTTGAAAGGATTTATCGTCAGTCGAAACATATTTCTACTATTGAAAGAGATAACGCCATCACTGGCATACTTGACTTTATAGCAACAACTTACAGTGCTAACAATCATCATAAAGTCAATGATTTAATAAGTTTCATTCAAGAAGAAGAATCAGGCAATGCATCTATCATAGGATATGAAGCTCAATTGTCACCTTCAAATGCGGCTTTAGTGAACGGTTTTATTGCACATATATTAGACTTTGATGATGTTCACTCAAGTATGAGAGGTCATCCTACAGCTGTTATACTACCGAGTTTATTAGCAGTTGCAGAAAACGATACGCAAACTTTCAAACACTTTATTGATAGTTATATTATCGGTGTCGAAATGGCTACTCAAATTGGCGAAACAATTGGTGCTTGTCACTACGAACAAGGTTGGCACTCAACGTCAACAATCGGTTTATTAAGTGCAACTGCTGCGTGTTGTTACTATTTAAATTTAGATGCTCCTTCATTTGCGAATGCTATTGGAATAGCTGTTACACAAGCAAGTGGTTTACGTAACCAATTCGGTTCTGACGTTAAACCATTTCATGTTGGACTTGCATCTCAAAAAGCCTATTTAGCAGCGCGTATTTCACAGAAACGTGTACTTGAAGGTAATAAAAATATGATGCCTGCTTTTTATGAATTGTTTGGTACATCAGATTGTTCATTTACGCAAATCATTGAAAATTTTGGCGATCAATGGTCAATTACACATCCAGGAATGTGGTACAAACTTTATCCATGTTGCTCAGCAAATTACCATTTAATCGATGCTATTAATACTATTAAACAAACACATCATATTTCCCCGGAAAAAGTAGAATCTGTCAAAATTACTTTTCCTACGAACGGTGATGCAGCATTAAAGTTTAAATCACCAGAAACTGGCTTAGAAGGTGCTTTTAGTGCTGAATATGTATCAGCACTTTTATTACTGAATCAAGAATTAACGGTGGATCAATTTTTGAATAAACCTATTAGTTATGACGTTAATCAACTTATGGAGAAAATCGTTAGACACTATGATGATGACATTCAACCAAGTCCACATGCCCTACCGAAAAATCGATTTACAATCGTTGAAATAACTTTAGTGACGGGTGAACAGTTTAAACAAAGAGTGGATGCACCTAAAGGTAGTCCATATAAACCATTAACGAAAGACGAACATCTTACTAAACTCAAACATGCATCTTATAAACATTGGGAAAATATTCATGATTTCTATGAAATTAAAGATACTAAAATGTTACAAAACTATATATTTAAAGGAGAAATATAA
- a CDS encoding GNAT family N-acetyltransferase: MYTDKELTFRTNRLTIRPLNYDDHKGWIEGFENRYPSQYKHDNGKINMEECDETWFKELVDKQQELIKQDDTFIFGIFLENGKHVGMLDIKVLSRSDFQWGECGYFLHNQFWNQGYAYEAMKEIINQCYKTLKLHRIETHINVDNEPSKKLIKKLGFEFEVLRKNFIYEFDEWTDNEVYYINLHNEKLIES; encoded by the coding sequence ATGTATACAGATAAAGAATTAACATTCCGTACGAATAGGTTGACGATTCGACCTTTAAACTATGATGACCACAAAGGTTGGATTGAAGGCTTTGAAAATCGCTACCCTTCACAATATAAACATGACAATGGAAAAATCAACATGGAGGAATGTGACGAAACTTGGTTTAAAGAACTCGTTGATAAACAACAAGAACTCATTAAACAAGATGATACGTTTATATTTGGTATATTTTTAGAAAATGGCAAACATGTAGGCATGCTGGATATTAAAGTATTAAGCAGATCAGACTTCCAATGGGGAGAATGTGGCTATTTCTTGCACAATCAATTTTGGAATCAAGGTTATGCATATGAAGCTATGAAAGAAATCATTAATCAATGTTATAAAACATTAAAACTTCATCGCATAGAAACACATATTAATGTAGATAACGAACCTTCTAAAAAGCTCATTAAAAAATTAGGATTTGAATTTGAAGTATTGAGAAAGAACTTTATATATGAATTTGATGAATGGACAGATAACGAAGTATATTATATTAATTTACATAACGAAAAATTGATTGAATCTTAA
- a CDS encoding AraC family transcriptional regulator yields MIDDLNKALDYIEDNLTNDLSIENIAKYVCISDYHFRKIFQAISGMPLSEYIKKRKLSSANVDLKNGESVTEVAFKYGYHSVDGFSRAFKNWTGSLPSNAIHLASIKSFPKLTFTLSIRGGIDMEYRIENKPAIKFGGVSTKIPMQFEGVNQSIVELANSISNEQKSYMHTLNNIEPKEVLNISYDADAYFEKEEGYLTHMIGVITDKVEINRELLDVFEVEAHTWAVFPNEGHFPSTMQNTMASIYAEWLPSSGYELEDVPNFSFTKMNSQEETAYSEIWIAVRSIEKV; encoded by the coding sequence ATGATAGATGATTTAAATAAAGCATTAGATTATATTGAAGATAATTTAACAAATGACTTATCTATTGAAAATATTGCTAAATATGTATGTATATCGGATTATCACTTTCGGAAAATATTTCAGGCAATATCTGGTATGCCCTTGAGTGAATATATTAAAAAGCGTAAATTGTCATCAGCTAATGTTGATTTAAAAAATGGTGAATCTGTTACAGAAGTAGCCTTTAAATATGGTTATCATTCAGTAGATGGATTTAGTCGCGCATTTAAAAATTGGACAGGTTCTTTGCCATCAAATGCGATTCATCTTGCAAGTATAAAATCATTCCCTAAACTTACTTTTACGCTAAGTATAAGAGGAGGTATAGATATGGAATACAGAATTGAAAATAAACCTGCTATTAAATTTGGCGGTGTTTCAACAAAGATACCTATGCAATTTGAAGGTGTAAATCAAAGTATTGTAGAGCTTGCAAATAGTATTTCAAACGAACAAAAATCATATATGCATACACTTAATAATATTGAACCAAAAGAAGTATTAAATATTTCTTATGATGCTGATGCATATTTTGAAAAAGAAGAAGGATACTTAACTCATATGATTGGTGTAATTACTGATAAAGTAGAAATAAATCGTGAGTTATTAGATGTTTTTGAAGTTGAAGCACATACTTGGGCTGTATTTCCTAATGAAGGACATTTCCCATCTACAATGCAAAATACTATGGCAAGCATTTATGCAGAATGGCTACCATCTTCTGGGTATGAATTAGAAGATGTACCAAATTTCTCATTTACAAAAATGAATAGCCAGGAAGAAACAGCTTACAGTGAAATTTGGATAGCAGTTAGAAGTATAGAAAAAGTCTAG
- a CDS encoding BglG family transcription antiterminator: protein MMMISNREKSILKLLSERLHSFLTIHDIAQALGISSRTVHREMKSVEDTLNKYHLSLTRVPKLGLRIEGEPEDVDNFVQSLTEQNTIDLSDEERKVIILYNLIQSKDPVKLYSLANEIGSSTHTLNKIIEQLEPELHTFELSLERRRGEGLILNGEEVNKRQLLARIMLEKLDGDSVYSVVEDHFVYHTLNETHLRGIVDIDRLFNVERLLMDELGTLPYTLTEASYLTLTIHIVLAIERIKQDGHVEIEDDILNELISTDEFKVSERLTNVLSDIYDVTFNHSEIAFITMHLRGARRRHETTYENNDIHKQRVTELIEFVKDQGFSFKDEEALFKGLNLHLEPAINRLEANIETYNPLTEMIETYDQELFEAVSSGLKIVFINYHFPKSEVAYIALHFGGMLQAKQRRSLHVLVVCSSGIGTSRILSNRLKQHFSEITQTTEVSVSSLKSIDFSKYDGMISTVAVDTKYPHITVNPLLPKQDAENVKYFLKLQQSVVHDPQNTQNQEQPLSYEDYDRTVTFIEESLALIQNMIVEKKKVTQLERYLIQTLSKHRVIDNTHAFSEKLNSRMNLQGFALTGYPVAIPHLSDESIKKPQLIITELTKPLMLKTIENEEQEVNWLVCMFIPRNSEQGQLMSEVSSLITEHLDDIDQLLNDRVKIENTLKSFFLNKLKQKLTKTE, encoded by the coding sequence ATGATGATGATCAGTAACCGGGAAAAGAGTATTCTCAAATTACTATCTGAGCGTCTTCACTCTTTTTTAACAATTCATGATATTGCACAAGCACTTGGTATTTCCTCTCGAACTGTTCATAGAGAGATGAAAAGTGTTGAAGATACACTGAATAAATATCACTTATCTCTGACAAGAGTTCCTAAATTAGGATTACGAATTGAAGGAGAACCAGAAGACGTTGATAATTTTGTACAATCATTGACTGAACAAAATACAATTGATTTATCTGATGAAGAAAGAAAAGTTATTATTCTATACAACCTTATTCAATCTAAAGATCCAGTGAAATTATATAGTCTTGCGAATGAAATTGGTTCATCTACGCATACACTGAACAAAATCATCGAGCAATTGGAACCTGAATTACACACATTTGAACTTTCATTAGAACGAAGACGTGGCGAAGGTTTGATTCTGAATGGTGAAGAAGTCAACAAAAGGCAGTTACTTGCTAGAATCATGTTAGAAAAATTAGATGGTGACAGCGTGTACTCTGTAGTTGAAGATCATTTCGTATATCATACGTTAAACGAAACACATCTTCGAGGTATTGTTGATATAGATAGATTGTTTAATGTTGAACGCTTGTTAATGGATGAACTTGGTACATTACCTTATACATTAACTGAAGCAAGTTACCTCACATTAACGATTCATATCGTTTTAGCAATTGAACGTATTAAGCAAGATGGACATGTAGAAATTGAGGATGATATTTTAAATGAATTGATTTCGACGGATGAATTTAAAGTATCAGAGAGACTTACCAATGTATTAAGCGATATATATGATGTGACATTTAATCATTCTGAAATTGCTTTTATTACAATGCATTTAAGAGGCGCAAGACGTCGCCATGAAACAACTTATGAAAACAATGATATTCATAAGCAGCGCGTTACCGAACTTATAGAATTTGTAAAAGATCAAGGATTTTCATTTAAAGATGAAGAAGCCCTATTCAAAGGATTAAATTTACATTTAGAACCTGCGATTAATAGACTTGAGGCAAACATTGAAACCTACAATCCGCTTACCGAAATGATAGAAACCTATGATCAAGAGTTATTTGAAGCTGTTTCATCAGGTTTAAAGATTGTATTCATAAATTATCATTTTCCAAAAAGCGAAGTTGCTTATATCGCACTTCACTTTGGTGGCATGTTACAAGCAAAACAAAGACGTTCATTACATGTACTCGTTGTATGTAGCAGTGGAATTGGTACAAGCCGTATTCTATCCAATCGTTTGAAACAACATTTCTCTGAAATCACGCAAACTACCGAAGTTTCTGTCAGTAGTTTGAAGTCGATTGATTTTTCAAAGTATGATGGCATGATTTCAACTGTAGCTGTAGACACAAAGTACCCACATATTACAGTGAATCCTTTATTACCAAAGCAAGACGCTGAAAATGTGAAATACTTTTTGAAATTACAGCAATCTGTTGTCCATGATCCTCAAAATACGCAGAATCAAGAACAACCACTATCATATGAAGATTATGATCGCACTGTAACTTTTATAGAAGAAAGTTTGGCACTGATTCAAAATATGATCGTTGAAAAGAAAAAAGTAACACAGTTAGAACGATATCTCATTCAAACACTATCGAAGCATCGTGTGATTGACAATACACATGCGTTCAGTGAAAAGCTTAATAGCCGAATGAATTTACAAGGCTTTGCATTAACTGGTTATCCAGTTGCTATTCCTCATCTTTCTGATGAATCAATCAAAAAGCCACAATTGATTATTACGGAATTAACAAAACCATTAATGCTAAAAACGATTGAAAATGAAGAACAAGAAGTAAATTGGCTTGTATGTATGTTTATTCCGAGAAATTCGGAACAAGGTCAACTTATGAGCGAAGTGTCATCCTTAATTACAGAACATTTGGATGATATTGATCAGTTGTTAAATGATAGAGTAAAGATAGAGAACACACTCAAATCATTTTTCTTAAATAAATTAAAACAAAAACTAACGAAAACGGAGTGA
- a CDS encoding GNAT family N-acetyltransferase codes for METIVRRATEDDIYNLINLMYEAYEPIRALGINFQSANPTEASIRKNLEENICFVLESGDEIVSTLSLRMPWSDNPGPYYFPHIWWFATSPKYKNKKFGSKLLNYVENDYLLNHLNVPAVSLGTADHHPWLIDMYVKKGYQKFGKQDLKKGHITQYLVKVLNQDKFKGTEELKEKFNQVIFEEGETIEI; via the coding sequence ATGGAAACAATCGTTAGACGTGCAACTGAAGATGATATTTATAACTTAATCAATTTGATGTACGAAGCCTACGAGCCCATTCGAGCACTAGGTATTAACTTTCAGTCTGCTAACCCAACCGAAGCTTCAATACGTAAAAATTTAGAAGAAAATATTTGTTTCGTACTTGAATCTGGTGATGAAATTGTCAGTACACTTTCATTAAGGATGCCATGGAGTGACAATCCTGGACCATACTATTTCCCTCATATATGGTGGTTCGCAACATCACCTAAATATAAAAATAAAAAATTCGGGTCAAAACTTTTAAATTATGTAGAAAATGATTACTTACTGAATCATTTAAACGTTCCAGCCGTTTCACTCGGAACTGCTGATCATCATCCATGGTTAATAGATATGTACGTCAAAAAAGGCTACCAAAAATTTGGTAAGCAAGACTTAAAAAAAGGACATATCACGCAATATTTAGTGAAAGTCCTTAACCAAGACAAATTTAAAGGCACTGAAGAACTTAAAGAAAAATTTAATCAAGTCATATTCGAAGAAGGTGAAACAATTGAAATTTGA
- a CDS encoding PTS mannitol transporter subunit IICB, whose amino-acid sequence MAEQSENKKGIGPKVQAFGSFLSSMIMPNIGAFIAWGLITALFIKDGWLPNEELSSMVDPMIKYLIPSLIAFSGGRLVHGLRGGVVGATATMGVIAAFPDTPMLIGAMIMGPLLGWLMKKVDQFLVPRTPQGFEMLFNNFSAGILAFIMAIVGFKGLAPLVEGLMKVLGMGVDFLVSHHLLPLVSIIIEPAKTIFLNNAINHGVLTPLASEQVAHAGKSILYTLESNPGPGFGILLAYMVFGKGTAKATSYGAGIIHFLGGIHEIYFPYVLMRPLLLVAVILGGMTGVATFSMFDFGTTGPASPGSILAYIAITPKGSYLIMLLGIFLATLVSFVVASIILKFTKDPEGDIESATADMEARKGKKSSVSGALTGSKEQEKGETSEDTEEKDESEELLDQYDTENIDAHDFSNVKKVIFACDAGMGSSAMGAGMLRNKFKKAELTDIEVTNTAINQLPDDADVVITQKTLTDRAIKKNPKAIHISVDNFLNSPRYEELINELKK is encoded by the coding sequence ATGGCAGAACAATCTGAAAACAAAAAAGGCATTGGTCCTAAGGTTCAAGCTTTTGGTTCATTTTTAAGTAGTATGATTATGCCAAACATTGGTGCTTTTATTGCTTGGGGGCTAATTACAGCACTGTTTATTAAAGATGGTTGGCTACCTAACGAAGAACTTTCTTCAATGGTTGATCCAATGATTAAATATTTAATTCCATCACTTATTGCATTTAGTGGTGGTCGTTTAGTTCACGGTTTACGTGGTGGTGTCGTTGGTGCGACAGCTACTATGGGTGTTATCGCGGCATTCCCAGATACGCCGATGTTAATCGGTGCAATGATTATGGGTCCATTACTTGGTTGGTTAATGAAAAAAGTTGACCAATTCTTAGTTCCTAGAACACCACAAGGCTTTGAAATGTTATTCAATAACTTCTCAGCTGGTATTCTAGCTTTCATCATGGCGATTGTTGGTTTCAAAGGATTAGCGCCATTAGTTGAAGGACTTATGAAAGTCTTAGGTATGGGTGTTGACTTCTTAGTTTCTCATCACTTATTACCATTAGTAAGTATTATTATTGAACCAGCTAAAACAATATTCTTGAACAATGCAATTAACCACGGTGTCTTAACACCTCTTGCATCTGAACAAGTAGCTCACGCTGGTAAATCTATTCTTTATACTTTAGAATCAAATCCTGGACCAGGTTTTGGTATTCTATTAGCTTATATGGTATTTGGTAAAGGTACTGCAAAAGCAACTTCATATGGTGCTGGTATCATCCACTTCTTAGGTGGTATTCATGAAATTTACTTCCCATATGTTTTAATGCGTCCTTTATTATTAGTTGCCGTTATTTTAGGTGGTATGACTGGTGTTGCAACATTTAGTATGTTCGACTTCGGTACTACTGGACCAGCATCTCCAGGTTCAATCTTAGCTTATATCGCTATTACACCTAAAGGTAGTTACTTAATTATGTTACTTGGTATCTTCCTAGCAACATTAGTTTCATTTGTAGTTGCATCTATCATCTTAAAATTCACTAAAGACCCTGAAGGCGACATTGAATCAGCTACTGCTGATATGGAAGCTCGCAAAGGTAAAAAATCTTCTGTTAGCGGTGCTTTAACTGGTTCTAAAGAACAAGAAAAAGGTGAAACTTCTGAAGATACAGAAGAAAAAGATGAATCTGAAGAACTATTAGATCAATATGACACGGAAAATATTGATGCACATGATTTCTCTAATGTTAAAAAAGTTATCTTTGCTTGTGACGCTGGTATGGGCTCAAGTGCTATGGGTGCTGGTATGTTAAGAAATAAATTCAAAAAAGCTGAATTAACTGATATTGAAGTTACAAATACAGCTATTAACCAATTACCAGATGATGCTGATGTTGTCATTACGCAAAAAACATTAACAGATAGAGCAATTAAGAAAAATCCTAAAGCTATTCATATTTCAGTAGATAATTTCTTAAATTCACCAAGATATGAAGAATTAATTAACGAACTCAAAAAATAA
- a CDS encoding amino acid ABC transporter ATP-binding protein, producing the protein MISIRGIKKSFHKTPVLKGIDIELNKGEVLAIIGPSGSGKSTLLRCLNWLEVPDEGIISIDDVTVDAENYKKRQVQQLIQKSTMVFQHYNLFKNKSVIENVTQGLITTKKLPKDEAYSIGEKYLDQVGLLKFKDKYPATLSGGQQQRVGIARALAMDPELLLFDEPISALDPELVSGVLKIIKDIASMQKTMILVTHEMSFAKDVADKIIFMEDGNIIESGTTDEVFIQSHNSRTQSFINKIETEQDEEVLQ; encoded by the coding sequence ATGATTTCAATACGAGGTATTAAAAAATCTTTCCACAAAACACCTGTATTAAAAGGTATAGATATAGAACTTAATAAAGGTGAAGTCCTTGCAATTATTGGACCGTCTGGATCAGGAAAGTCCACTTTGTTAAGATGCTTGAACTGGTTAGAAGTACCAGATGAAGGCATTATTTCAATAGATGATGTAACAGTAGATGCCGAAAACTATAAAAAGAGACAAGTTCAACAACTTATTCAAAAATCAACAATGGTATTTCAGCATTATAATCTTTTCAAAAATAAATCCGTTATAGAAAATGTAACACAAGGACTTATTACGACTAAAAAGTTACCTAAAGATGAGGCATATTCAATTGGCGAAAAATATTTAGATCAAGTCGGTTTACTAAAATTCAAAGATAAATATCCTGCAACTTTATCTGGAGGTCAACAACAACGTGTTGGTATAGCTAGAGCATTAGCTATGGACCCAGAATTATTACTTTTTGATGAGCCAATATCTGCGCTTGACCCTGAACTTGTTTCAGGTGTTCTAAAAATCATTAAAGACATTGCTTCAATGCAGAAAACAATGATTCTCGTAACGCATGAAATGTCATTTGCAAAAGATGTTGCAGATAAAATCATTTTTATGGAAGATGGAAACATTATTGAAAGTGGAACAACTGACGAAGTGTTTATTCAGTCTCACAATTCTAGAACACAATCATTCATCAATAAAATTGAAACTGAACAAGATGAAGAGGTTCTACAATGA
- a CDS encoding LLM class flavin-dependent oxidoreductase: MMTTHKHIKLGLFLAGYGHHVASWRHENAIEKGPMDLTHLINTAQLAEKGLFDLVFLADSLFVSESSHPNILSRFEPFTLLSVLSTATTNIGLAATASTTYSEPFHIARQFSSLDHLSHGRAAWNIVTSSITSTAENFNGTKLMEHELRYERANEFVEVTNKLWRSWDKGALVRDKETGAFIDASKLHTIDHEGKHFKVRGPLNIERSPQGRPLLIQAGSSPTGTDLASKVADVIFTAQTQIEDAQNFYKQLKEKVSKQNRNPEEVYIMPGLFPILGDTEEEAHQNYQEIQDLILPEVGLSILAPYVGNIDLSQYDLDTKFADLDLSTGNGVQSRFEIILKEAIKNDLTLEEVYKKVAGSRGHHIFVGTPEQLADKMEEWFKSSAADGFNIMPPILPSQFELFINNVIPILQERNLYKETYSEGTLRQKLGLENE, encoded by the coding sequence ATTATGACAACACATAAACATATAAAACTGGGTCTCTTTTTAGCGGGATATGGTCATCATGTGGCGAGTTGGCGCCATGAAAATGCTATTGAAAAGGGTCCTATGGATTTAACTCATTTAATAAATACTGCGCAATTAGCTGAGAAAGGTTTATTCGATTTAGTCTTTCTTGCTGATAGCTTATTCGTATCTGAAAGTTCACACCCAAATATATTAAGTAGATTTGAGCCGTTTACGCTTTTATCTGTTCTTTCTACAGCAACGACTAATATCGGATTAGCTGCTACTGCCTCTACTACATACAGTGAACCTTTCCATATTGCACGTCAATTTAGTTCTTTAGACCACTTAAGTCATGGAAGAGCTGCTTGGAATATTGTAACTTCTTCAATAACTTCTACTGCTGAAAATTTTAATGGTACTAAGTTAATGGAACATGAATTACGTTATGAACGCGCAAATGAATTTGTTGAAGTAACGAATAAGTTATGGCGCTCATGGGATAAAGGTGCTTTAGTTCGCGACAAAGAAACTGGGGCTTTTATTGATGCTTCAAAATTACATACGATTGATCATGAAGGGAAACATTTCAAAGTTAGAGGTCCTTTAAATATTGAACGTTCTCCACAAGGAAGACCATTATTAATACAAGCTGGTTCTTCTCCTACAGGAACAGATTTAGCTTCAAAAGTAGCTGATGTTATTTTTACAGCACAAACTCAAATTGAAGATGCTCAGAACTTTTATAAACAGTTAAAAGAGAAAGTATCTAAACAAAATCGTAATCCTGAAGAAGTATATATCATGCCAGGTTTATTCCCTATTTTAGGTGACACTGAAGAAGAAGCGCATCAAAATTATCAAGAAATTCAAGACTTAATCTTACCTGAAGTTGGATTAAGTATATTGGCACCTTATGTTGGAAATATCGATTTATCACAGTATGACTTAGATACTAAGTTTGCTGATTTAGATCTATCAACAGGTAACGGTGTTCAAAGTCGATTTGAAATTATTCTTAAAGAAGCGATTAAAAACGATTTAACTTTAGAAGAAGTTTATAAAAAAGTTGCTGGTTCTAGAGGTCACCATATCTTTGTCGGTACACCAGAACAATTAGCAGATAAGATGGAAGAATGGTTTAAATCTTCTGCTGCAGATGGTTTCAACATTATGCCACCTATTCTACCTTCACAATTTGAATTATTTATCAATAACGTTATACCAATTTTACAAGAAAGAAATTTATATAAAGAAACATATTCAGAAGGCACATTACGACAAAAATTAGGCTTAGAAAATGAATAG